Below is a window of Pseudomonas monteilii DNA.
CCGCGAGCACTTCCTCGACCTCGATCCGAACTACAAGGATCCGTGGGGCCAGCCGCTGCTGCGCATCACCTTCGACTGGAAGCCCAACGAGCTGAAGCTGCAGCAGTACCTGCGCGGCATCGTCGGCGACATCACCAAGGAGCTGAACCCGGACAGCTTCAGCGAAAGCTACCTGACGATGGAATCGCACTGGGACATCACCCAGTACGTCTCCACCCACAACGTCGGCGGCGCGATCATGGGTGAATCGCCCAAGACCAGCGCGCTGAACCGCTACCTGCAGAGCTGGGACGTGCACAACGTCTTCGTGCCCGGCGGCAATGCCTTCCCGCAGAACTTCCAGGCCAACCCCACCGCGCTGATCGGCGCCCTGACCCTGTTCGCCGCTCAGGCGATCAAGGATCAGTACCTGAAGAACCCTGGGCCACTGGTGCAGGCATGAGGCGCGCGACGATGAAGACTCGATTCCGCTCCATCCTGCTGGTCCTGGTGATCCTCGGCCTGCTGGCGGTATTGCTGGGCTGGGCGGTGAGCCTGCTGCTCAACCGCTCTGGCGATGCCAGCGCGCAGATGAGCCAACCGGTGACCCCAGAGCTGATCGACAAGGGCGCCTACCTGGCCCGTGCCGGCGACTGCGTGGCCTGCCACACCAGCCACGACGGCGGCAAGCCGTTCGCCGGTGGCCTGGGCATCGCCTCGCCGATCGGCACCATCTACTCCACCAACATCACCCCGGACAAGGCCACCGGCATCGGTGACTGGACCTACGGCGAGTTCGAACGCGCCCTGCGTCGCGGCATCGGCCACGACGGCAGCGCCCTGTACCCGGCCATGCCGTTCCCGTCCTACGCCAAGGTCGACGACCAGGACCTCGAAGCCCTGTACGCCTATTTCATGCACGGCGTCGCGCCCGTGGCCCAGGAGAACGTCGCCAACGACATCCCCTGGCCCCTGTCGATCCGCTGGCCGCTGGCCTACTGGCGCGCGCTGTTCTCGCCAAGCGTCGAAGAGGCCTCCAAGCCCTCGCCGGGCGTGGCCGACGATGCCCAGCTGGCGCGTGGCGCCTACCTGGTGCAAGGCCTCGGCCACTGCGGCTCGTGCCACACCCCGCGTGCCCTGACCATGCAGGAGAAGGGCCTGGACGACAGCGCCAGCGACTACCTCGCCGGCGCCGAGCTCAACGGCTGGGCCGTTCCGGCGCTGCGCGGCATGAAGCACTGGACCGACGAAGAGATCGTCGACTACCTGGGCACCGGCCGCAACGCCAAGGCCTCGGTAGCGGGCGAGATGACCGACGTGGTCGCCAACAGCACCTCGCACATGACCGACGACGACCTGCAGGCCATCGCGGCCTACCTCAAGTCGATCGACGGCGAAGGCCATCGCTACCGTCACGAGCCAGCGCGCAGCGAGGCCACCACCGCCAAGCTGACCGTCGCCAAGGACCTGACCCTGGGCCAGCGCCTGTACCTGGACAACTGCAACGCCTGCCACTTCGTCTCGGGTGAGGGCGCGTCCCAGGTGTTCCCACGCCTGGACGGCGCCACCATCATCAACGCCGAGAACGCCACCGCGCTGATCCACGTGATCCTGGCCGGTGCGCAGACGCCATCGACCGAGCGCGCGCCTTCGGTGCTGCCGATGCCGGGCTTCGCCCAGCGGTTGAGCGATCAGGAGGTGGCGGAGCTGGCCAGCTTCCTGCGTCAGGGCTGGTCGAACGAAGCGTCGGTGGTCAGTGCCGAGGCGGTGGCCAAGGTGCGGGCGACACTGGATACCCATGGGGACAAGGTGCTCAAGCCGAGTGACAAGGAGTGAGCCGCTAGGGGTTAGCTGCATGGTGCAAGTGGTCAGCGGCGTTGGGTGAGCCGGGGGCTGCGAAGGGGAGGGGCGTATCGTGTGAGCGATGCGCCCCTTTTTTGTGTGCGGACGGGGGACTCATTTACTTGAGCAGTTAGCCAGGCTTGGGAGCAGAGCATGTTATCGGTAACGCCAAGAACGCTATCAGGGTCGGTATGCGCTCTTGCAGGGAAACCTATCGTTGAAAGGTGAATGGAAGTGAATTTGGATATTCCTCTATATGGAGTGACAACAATAAAGCAATGAACAGTGTGTTTATCCTTTTTTGATGCGGTCACGTTTGGATTCACACTTTGTGTAGAACAAAGACGTGTGTTTGATTTTTTGTAAAACTTGGTCCACTGATGTAATTGGACACAATTTTTAGTTCCTCCTCCGCAAGCCAGATTGGATAAGGGGTTTCCACCGGATCGAGATTGAACGGTCGTCTGTGGATGGGATCCAACCTGTTGACACGTGTGTTTCGGCACGCTTTCATAGGATGATTTTCCACTTGATGCAGGATGCAGTGATATGTTGATGGACGCGCTGGAGTCGATGCTTTCCCAGCACAAACGGCTGTTCACCTTCGATTCGCCGCTGCCACCCGAGCAGGAGCTGCAACTCCTGAGTTTCTCCGGCCGCGAAGCCATCTCCGAGCTGTTCAGCTTCCAGGCGCACCTGATCTCCCAGGACGCGCGCATCGAACTCAAGAAGCTGATCGGCAAGAAGGTCACCTTGGGCATTGCGCTGGCCGATGGCAGCACACGCTACATCAGCGCGCACGTCTCCGACTTCGTGCACACCGGGGCCGACGGCGGCATCGCCAACTACACCGCCCAGCTGGTGCCGTGGATCTGGATCCTCAGCCGACGCCGCGACTCGCGCATCTTCCAGGACAAGACCACCGAACAGATCATCAAGGAAGTCTTCGAGTACTACCTGACCCTTGCCGAGCACGAGTTCCGCCTGAGCAAGCCGCTCAAGCCCATCAGCTACTGCACCCAGTACCAGGAATCGGACCTCAACTTCGTGCTGCGCCTGCTGGAGCAGGAGGGGCTGTTCTTCACCTTCGAGCACAGCCAGGAAGGCCACCGGATGATCATCAGTGACGACAGCAGCGAGCTGCCGCCGCTGGAGCGCCAGCCGGTGATCCGCTACCACAGCGCCTCGGTCACCGAGACCGCCGACTCGATCACGGCGTGGTCGTCCAGCCGCCGCCTGCAGCCGACCCGACTGACCCTCAAGTCCTTCGACTACAAGCAGCCGCGCAACCCGCACCTGGTGCAGCTCGACTCGATCAACCAGCAAGGCGAGATCGGCCAGTACGAGATGTTCGAGTACGAAGGGCTGTACGGCTATTCCGACCTCGACGAAGGGACGCGCAAGGCCCGTCATCGCCTCGAGGCGATGGAAGTGCACGGCAAGACCTTCAGCGGCGAGAGCAACTGCCGCGCCATGGAGCCAGGCCGTCATTTCCAGCTCACCCAGCATTACGACCATGACAACGATACCCCGGAAGATCGGGCGTTTCTGCTGCTGTCGGTCAACCACTGGGGGCGCAACAATTACTCCAATGAGGGTGAGGCCGGCTATCGCAATGCCTTCACCTGCATCCGCCGCAAGATCACCTTCCGGCCTGTCCAGCAGACCCCACGCGGTGTCATCAGCGGCCCACAGACGGCCATCGTCGTCGGCCCGCCGGGTGAAGAGATCTACACCGACGCGCTGGGCCGGGTGAAGTTGCAGTTCCACTGGGACCGCAATGGCGAGTTCAACGACCAGAGTTCATGCTGGGTGCGGGTGGCGCAGTCTGGCGCCAGTGGCGGGTTCGGCAGCATCCTGATTCCGCGCGTGGGCGACGAGGTCGTGGTGGTGTTCCTCGACGGCAATCCGGACCGGCCGTTGATCATGGGCAGCCTGTACAACAGCAACAACACCCCACCGTGGTCGTTGCCGGCGAACAAGACCCAGAGCGGGTTCCTGACGCGGTCGATGAAGGGGGATGGCGCGACGGCCAACTTCTTCCGCTTCGAGGACAAGGCGGGCGCCGAGCAGATCATCATGCATGCCGAGCGCAACATGGATACGGAGATCGAGCTGGATGAGCGCCATGAGGTGGGTAATAACCGCACGATCAAAGTGAGCGGTCAGCACAAAGAGCAGATCCAGGGCGACACCTTGGTGAATGTCACCAAAGGCAGCTACACGCTGAAAGTCGACGAGAACCTCATTTACGTCAGCGCCCAACAGAGTATCGAGCTGGTCGTGGGTACCAGCACGATCAAGTTGACGCCAACGGAAATCACGCTTCAGGCAGACAACGTCAACGTCATCGGCAACAACCATACGTTGGTCAAGGGTGGTCGCGTTGATATCAACGAAGATTGAGGCGCTTTTCTGATGACCAGACCCAACATCTACGACAGGTTGCACCAAAAGCGACAGGCTGCCGAAGCGCTGGCGCGGCAGCAGGCCGAACAAGCGCGGCTTGACGCGGAAGCGGAAGCCGCACGCGTGGCGCCTCCTCCAGTACTGACGCCTGACGTCCGTATCAATGCGCTGTGCATTGCTGGGCTGACGCTACGCCTGCCCGGTGACATGACCTTTCAGAAAATGGAAGCCACGCTCGAGCGGGGTCACCGTCCTGTTTCATTTTCAGCGTGTATCACGAGTGTGCTGAAAGTCGCTGAACTCGCCGAGGCCACGGACCAGCTCAAGCAGCGCTTGCATGAGCGCCATCCAGGCCTGGACATGGTGCGGCAAGCGGACTACGTACTGGCTGGCCACCCCGCGATCAGCCTGGACTATGCCTTCGTCGTCGGACAACAGCGCCGCTATGGTCGCACGGTCGGCGCACTCTTGATGACGGCCGAGGATACGGGTCGCCAATGGCTCGAGGTGTCCACGCTCATCGACCCCAATGAATCGGCACTGGCCGACTGGCTGCCCGAATTCGACGCCATGTTGGCGAACATGACGACGTACCAGCACCCATGACCTTTGATGTTTTCAAGGACGTATCGCCCATGGATTATCAGATGCACGAAGGCTCCATCACGTTGCCGACCGGCTTTCAGGACCGCACGGTCAATCTGTTCATTCAAGACAACACTATCCCTGCGGCGCTGAGCATCAGTGTTTCACGCGATACGATGCTGCCGGGGGAAGACCTCGACACCTACGTGGCACGCCAGGTCCAACTCATTGGCGCTCAACTGCGCGGCTATACGGTCATCGATCAGTCGCCCGTGGCCCTTTCTCCCACGCAGTCCTTGATCGGGATACAGATCACGGCGCACTACCTGAAGGACGACAAACCCATTCATCAGCGTCAAGCGGCTGTCGAAGTCGGTCCAGATCGAGTTCTGGTGCTCTCGACGACAAGTCAAAACGCCTTTACTGCCGAGCAAGACGAGAATTGGCAGGCGCTCTTGAGCAGCTTCGTGCCTCGGCAGACAGATATTCCAGAGCATTCGACCCAGGGCTGATCCAATGTTCGAAGCAGCGCGTTTGCATGATGAAATCGAGCACACCAGTGCCTTGTCAGGGTTTCTTCTTGGGGCAGCCATCGGCATCGGGCTGGCACTGGTCGGCTCGTTCATGGTGTGTACGGGGGGGCTGGGCGGATTCCTGCTGGGCACCATCATAGGCTTGACGGCCAGCGTGCCGTCGCAACTGCTCGAGTCGTGGGGGGCCTCGCAAGGATCACCTGCAGGACAGATCGACAGGCCCGGCTGTTCGCCGAACGTGTTCATCAACAACCGCAACGCAGCCGTCGCCGTCGATAGCACGGCCAAGTGCGAGAAACACCCAGCCACGGTGAGGGTTGCCGAAGGCTCCACCAACGTCTTCATCAATGGAAAGCCCGCCGCGCGCAAAGGTGACAAGCTGACCTGCGGCGGACGGATTTCTTCCGGCTCGAACAATGTATTCATCGGGGGCGGCACTGAACGCTATCTGCCGGTGGATGAAGAAGTCACCGACAAGATGCGGATAGGCGCCGATCTTCTGATTTTTGCTGCGTCAATGGGGCGTCCGCTTGCCGCCGTGGGGAGGCTAGGACTACAAGCCGGCCTCAAGGCAGCGATGCCTTGCGCCTTGAGGACGGGGCTTTCCATGATCACTGGCTACATCGCCGGCATGTACGTCATCGGCCCTGCGATCGACCGGGCCCTGGGTGGGTTCATTGGCAACCCGGTGGACTTGTCCATTGGCCGAAAGGTGCTGACCGACGAAATCGACTTTTCTCTTCCAGGCTTGATGCCTCTGGAGTGGACCCGCTTCTATGCCAGCGACCTGACCGTCGATAGCGTACTGGGCAAAGGCTGGGTTCTGCCTTGGGAGCAGAGCCTGAGCCGCTGCGGCGGGTTCGTCTACCTCACCGACAACCAGGGTCGGCTCGTTCCGTTCGTTGATCTTGAGCCTGGGCAAAGCATCTACAACCCCCACGAAAGCATTCATCTGGTGCGCACCCAGGGTGGGCACTACTTGCTGCAGACACTGGACAATCTGTTGTTCTACTTCGGCGAAGTGCCGAACGACGACACGCCTGTGCCCTTGCAGCGCATGGAAAACGTCTTTGGCCATTACCTGCACTTCATGCGCAGTGCCGATGGCCGCCTGACCGACATCGTCGCGCCCGGGCCGCACCGTGTGCACTTGCACTACGATCATCCCTTGGGCCGCCTGACCGACGTGAAGCGTGTGGTCGACAACGTGGCTGTCGAGACCTTGGTGCGTTACCGCTATGACGATCACGGTCAACTGAACGCCGTGATCAACCGCAATGGCGACACGGTGCGCCGCTTCAGCTACACCGACGGGCTCATGACCCAGCACACCAATGCCTTGGACCTGACCTGCGACTACCGCTGGGAAGTCCTGGACGGCAAATCCCGCGTCGTCGAGCACTGGACCGGGGATGGCGAGCACTATCAGTTTCGCTACGACTTTGCCACGCGTACACGCTGGGCGACCGACGTGCTGGGGCGTGAGCTGGAGGTCCAGTACAACAAGGATAATCGTGTCATCGCCAGCCGCGACTTTGGCGGCGAACGCTATGCCATGGATTTCGATGAGTTTGGCAACCTGATCGGCATCACCCTGCCTGACGATAATCGATTGGCCTTCAAGTACGACGAGTACTCCCGGCTGATCGAAGAAACCGACCCACTGGGGCGCAGCATCCGCTACAAGCATCACCTGGGAACGCCTCTGGTCACCGAAACCCGCTTCCCCGATGGCAGCGTATGGAAAGCGCAGTACGACGACGAAGGCACGCTGCTGTCCGAGACCGATCCACTTGGGCAGGTCACCGAGTACCTGAACAGTCCGGACGGTCTGCCGCATACCATCATCGACCCCACCCACAAGTCCAAATACCTGTGGTGGAACAGCTACGCCCAGGTCGAACGCTTCCAGGACTGCTCGGGCAAGAGCACCTGGTACCGCTACGACGAGCGCCAGCATCTGGTCGAAGTCATCGATGCCTTGCAGAACGTCACCCGCCTCGAGCGCAAGCCCGATGGTGAGGTACTGCGCATCGCACACCCTGATGGCAGCAAGGAAACCTTCACCTACAACGCATTGGGCCAGGTCCTCACCCACACCGACGGCAAGGGCCAGACTACCTGCCTTCAGCGCACCGCCCGAGGCCTGCCCAGCGCGCGCCAGGATGCCAATGGCGAATGGGTGCGCTATGAGTACGACAAGGCCATCCGCCTAACGGCGCTGGTCAACGAAAATAATGCCAGCTACCGCTTCGCCTACGACGCTTCGGATCGTTTGAGCGAAGAGGTGCGGGTAGATAACCTGACGCGGCGTTTTGCCTATAACGTGAGCGGTCACCTCATCCGGCTGGATGAGATCGGTTATGGCGAAAATGGCGAGCGCCCGGAGCGGCACACCGAATTCGAGCGCGACACAGTTGGCCGGCTGATCAGCAGAACCAACACGGACGGCCAGCACTTCTACACCTACGATGACAGCGACCGCCTGCTGAGTATCGAACGTCAGCCTACAGGCCGTGCCAAGCGCACGATGGGCATCCTGCCGGAGAAGCTCGAGTACGCGTACGACATCCTGGGGCGACTGACCCAGGAGATCACGCCCGACGGCACCCTGGGCTATGAATACGATCCGCTGGACAACCTGACCACGCTGACCTTGCCCGATGGACGCAGGGTCAATCACCTGTATTACGGCAGTGGTCATCTGCACCAGATCAACCTGGATGGACAGGTCATCAGCGACATCGAACGTGACGACCTGCACCGCGAGGTGTATCGCACCCAAGGCAAGCTCACCAGCTGCTTTGGCTATGACGCCATGGGCCGCAAGGCCTGGCAGTACGCCTCGACGCTGCCGGCCGACAAGCTGTCGCAGGTGCATAACGCGGGAGTCCAGACGGCGCTGTATGTGGAGCATCGCTACAACCCGATCCATCGCCGTTACGAGTACGACCCAGCGGGGGAGTTGGTGCGCACGCTGGACAAGCTGCGCGGTGAGACGCGGTACAGCTATCAGGCCAACGGGCAGTTGCGCAGCCGTGATACGGGCTCGATTCTTAGCAGCGAAGAGTTCCGTTATGACGCGGCAGGCAACCGGCTGGATTTCAATGCGCGGCAGTTTGCCAAGGTCACGGATAACCGGATCGCTAAGTGGCGCAACTGCGAGTATCGGTACGATGCGTGGGGTAACCTGATCGAGAAGTTCTCGGGGCCTGCTACGGAGCAGCGATTTGAGTATGACTGCGAAAATCGACTAGTCCGAGCGGAAACGTGGACTAATGGAAAGCTTAAGCGTATCGCTGAATACTGGTATGACAGCTTGGGTCGCAGGATAGCGAAAACAGCCGGAGCGCAAGGAGCGCAAGAACAGAAGCGATTCATGTGGCAGGGCTTACGCTTATTGAGTGAGCATTCGCCTGAGCGCGAGACGCTATATTTGTATGAATCGTACAGCTACTCGCCTCTGGCGCGCGTAGATCAAGTGGAGGGTGTTGGACAGAAAATCTATTACTTTCACAATGATCAGGTTGGAACTCCGCTAGAGCTGACGGATAGTGAAGGTGAAATTGTCTGGCAAGTAACGTACCGTTCTTGGGGGATTATTGAAAGTACGACGGTAAACGAAATTAATCAGCCGCTCAGGTTTCCTGGTCAGTTTTTTGACGATGAAACAGGGCTGCACTACAATACGTTCCGTTACTATGACCCCGAGGTAGCGCGATTCACCACACAGGATCCGATAGGGCTACTGGGCGGAACTAATTTGTATGGCTATGCACCTAACTCTACAGGATGGCTTGATCCGTTAGGTTGGTGTGTAGAGACGAATGTGATACGTGGGCCGCAAGGACAGCCTCTTAGAGCTACCGCTACGATAACCGAGGAAAGCATAAGAAAGGGTGGGACTTCGACAAACGCCAGCTCACGGGCATGGGCGCGTATGATGGGAAGACCTAATGATGACGCCGGTCATATAATCGGTAAGCTTCTTGGGGGATCTGGCGGTAAAGATTGGGTATTCCCACAGCTATCCAAGATCAACCGTGGTTTATTTAGGGATTTCGAGAAAATTATCGCTAAAAGAGTAAGAGAGGAGGGGGCGATTGATGTAGAATTGATTTTTAAATATGGCGAAAATAAAACCAGGCCCACGCAGATAATTTATAATTTATTTAGGAATGGAGAGCACTTAGATGGAAGGAAATTTAATAACTAGCGCTGATGATTTTGCTAGTACTTTAAAAGGCTTTATGCAAAAGATGTTCGATTGGGAAATGAATTATTATGAAAAATGGATGAATGTATCTTGCGATGCCACTAGCTCAGAACTGGAGAGTAGGATGAGAGAGGATTTGCTCAAAATTTTCGATAAATATGTTGTGAGAGGTAGCAGAAACTACGATCGATTAGAGAATTTGGTTTGTGGGAAAATACCGGAGTATGATCATGTTCACGATAAAGTGGAAGTCATAAGCGTAGATGCCAATAAGATTTTAGTTGTGATCGAAAAACTTAGAGGCTTGAAGCCTACATATAGATTGACCTTTTCTAAAAGGAACGGGGTATTCATGCTTTTGAAGCGTGATTTTAAGGATGAGGGGGAATGGTGTAGGACCTATGTCTGAAAAATTTAATTAGGTAATAATTTTCAAGTCTGATGCAACTAGAAATAAGTCTTCGATAGTTGGGCCCGCAGGGTGACGATGATTGCAGGAATTGGTTGGTCCGAACGGAACCTAGACTAGCGGTAAGCTTGAGGATGCCGCTGAATATCGATTAGGAGTTTTTGTGACAGATAAAGATTTTGTCAATGCAATTTATTCCGAGCTTTTCAAAGATAATTTTGCTTATTACAAAGAGCATCTTGCGCTACCTCCGAACGACAATGATGATCCATACAATTTAGCGAGAAAAGCAATGGTTTCTCTAAGCGAATCTCAAAAAATGGATATCATAAACTTTTTGAAGGTAGTGATTGCTGATAGTGTTTCCGTGGTTTTCGGAACCATAGATGGAGTCCATTTTCCTGGTGAGTTCGACGGTGATTTCGTTTTAAGTGTAGAGGGTGAAGAAATTCAAGGAGACTTGCAGGATATATTTATCGGTAAGGCGCAAGATGATGCGGCTCGAGAGTGAGCCTCTATTGCCTCGAGCGCTATTTACTTGCTCAGGCGTAAGAAAGTCCGCCTGCTAGGATCATTCACGGGGGTTGTATAAATTTATTTTCGTGGGGTAGATGGTGCTTAAAAACTACATCCTCACCATTTCAGAAGATTATCCAGAAAGTTATTGGCTGAAAATTAAAATACTTTCTGCAGAAGATCTTATTATCTTTAGTGGTGGTGCGCCTATAGAAAAATGTGTGAAGGTGAGGTTTGAGGCGGCAAAAAAAGTTAGCACGAAGAGATTGTTAACTTATGATTTTTTCTATGCTGACGGAGGTAAATTAATCTCCCCTAGGCTCTGCGAGCTTATGATGCGAGAAGACATCTCAGGTGTGCAATTTATAGATGCGGAATTGGTTGTAGGTGGTGAGGTACAGCTCGGCTACAAGCTACTCCATATTACGAAAATCGCACCAGCGTTCGATTTGGAGAAGTCTTTCAGTAGGCCATTGCTTAGCTATCTCCCAGAAGGGCCAAAATGGTTTGAAGTAATAGTGTTGAAAGAAAATTGCGAGCTGCCTAGTGATGTTGTAAGGGCTGAAGAGCAAGCAACGACTATTGTTGTTAATTCTCGAGTAAAATCTATTTTTGAAATTAACAACGTTCGAGGCGTAAGCTTTAGAGCTTGATGGCTTTGAATTGAAAGAGGCATGGTTGCCTGAACCTTTTCAAGAAAGGGAACACGATGGATTCAGTCAGTTTCATAAACGCAATTGATCTGACAGTCGTCAACGCTGCGGTGGAAGATGTAATTTCAGTATTGGAGTCACCGCCTGGAAGAAAGCCAGAGGATGGCTTGGCAAAGATGTCAGCGTTTTACAGAAGGCTAAACCCAGAAGAAAAAGCATTGGTAGAAAACCTCGTAAGATTCTCTGTGGAAGAGTCGATATTCGGGTTTCTTTGTGTATTGGACGGCGTAAGAGCCATCGAGAATGAGCCTGACAAAGGAGAGCTGGTCCTTACCTATAAAGCTGGCACAAGCACGCGGATCAATGGCAGCATGGACCTGCACGATATATTCAATGCCCGATGCTCCAACGGATGAACCAACAATAGATGCACATGACCGATACTTTGCGAGAGAGACAGAGGCAGGCAGTATTTCATCAAAAATAGTTGCGAGGAGTGACCCATGATTAAAGTAGAGGAGGTTAGCAACTGGGTGAACAGCAAGGAGTACAGGTGCCTGCTAAACTGCCTTGTTGAAAAATTAAGTCTGCAGATTAATGATGACGCCGTACCTGACATTCTTTTGCAATTCGATGCGGATAGCTTGAGTCTGTCAAGACTAGAGTTGGCTCAAATTTCCAACATCGCTGGAAAGACCGAGCTGGTATGCAATTATGTACGTGAGAAGCTAAAGTCTTTGGAGGGGACAGAGGATGAGCAGGAAGGGATGCACCCTGAAGACGAAAAAAGCGTGGTCATAGAAGAGCTTCCTTTTTATAAAAATTTTCTCAACGCCTATCTGATAGAGTTGCATTTTTTAATTTTTCATCCACATGGGCTAGAGCCTTATTTGAAATCAACTCGGATACCTAAAGCCAAAAAATACGCCAAGCTACTCAGCGATGCGTTTAGTGCTGCTAGCACGGATTGCGCTGATCAATGAAACGAACGTGATTTTAGGCTAGGCAGTACATTTACTTGGTACAACAATGATGGCGGAGATAGCGTCGTTAGAAGGTCTAAGATATTCAATAAAGCTCCATCCTAAAGACAATTTGCAGCGATAAATCGGCAATAATGCCTATAGCACAGACAATCTAGATACGTTGGTACCTTGGAAAACTGAAGCGTTCAACGCGTTCAGGTATACAGGCAGGATCCTAGCCAAGGTTCTTGAAGGGGGAAAAATGGCATCTGTGGAAGCTATCAGGCAGTGGATCAACAGCGAAATCTATGTGAATCTGCTGGAGCA
It encodes the following:
- a CDS encoding alcohol dehydrogenase — protein: MKTRFRSILLVLVILGLLAVLLGWAVSLLLNRSGDASAQMSQPVTPELIDKGAYLARAGDCVACHTSHDGGKPFAGGLGIASPIGTIYSTNITPDKATGIGDWTYGEFERALRRGIGHDGSALYPAMPFPSYAKVDDQDLEALYAYFMHGVAPVAQENVANDIPWPLSIRWPLAYWRALFSPSVEEASKPSPGVADDAQLARGAYLVQGLGHCGSCHTPRALTMQEKGLDDSASDYLAGAELNGWAVPALRGMKHWTDEEIVDYLGTGRNAKASVAGEMTDVVANSTSHMTDDDLQAIAAYLKSIDGEGHRYRHEPARSEATTAKLTVAKDLTLGQRLYLDNCNACHFVSGEGASQVFPRLDGATIINAENATALIHVILAGAQTPSTERAPSVLPMPGFAQRLSDQEVAELASFLRQGWSNEASVVSAEAVAKVRATLDTHGDKVLKPSDKE
- a CDS encoding type IV secretion protein Rhs; the encoded protein is MLMDALESMLSQHKRLFTFDSPLPPEQELQLLSFSGREAISELFSFQAHLISQDARIELKKLIGKKVTLGIALADGSTRYISAHVSDFVHTGADGGIANYTAQLVPWIWILSRRRDSRIFQDKTTEQIIKEVFEYYLTLAEHEFRLSKPLKPISYCTQYQESDLNFVLRLLEQEGLFFTFEHSQEGHRMIISDDSSELPPLERQPVIRYHSASVTETADSITAWSSSRRLQPTRLTLKSFDYKQPRNPHLVQLDSINQQGEIGQYEMFEYEGLYGYSDLDEGTRKARHRLEAMEVHGKTFSGESNCRAMEPGRHFQLTQHYDHDNDTPEDRAFLLLSVNHWGRNNYSNEGEAGYRNAFTCIRRKITFRPVQQTPRGVISGPQTAIVVGPPGEEIYTDALGRVKLQFHWDRNGEFNDQSSCWVRVAQSGASGGFGSILIPRVGDEVVVVFLDGNPDRPLIMGSLYNSNNTPPWSLPANKTQSGFLTRSMKGDGATANFFRFEDKAGAEQIIMHAERNMDTEIELDERHEVGNNRTIKVSGQHKEQIQGDTLVNVTKGSYTLKVDENLIYVSAQQSIELVVGTSTIKLTPTEITLQADNVNVIGNNHTLVKGGRVDINED
- a CDS encoding type IV secretion protein Rhs, whose product is MFEAARLHDEIEHTSALSGFLLGAAIGIGLALVGSFMVCTGGLGGFLLGTIIGLTASVPSQLLESWGASQGSPAGQIDRPGCSPNVFINNRNAAVAVDSTAKCEKHPATVRVAEGSTNVFINGKPAARKGDKLTCGGRISSGSNNVFIGGGTERYLPVDEEVTDKMRIGADLLIFAASMGRPLAAVGRLGLQAGLKAAMPCALRTGLSMITGYIAGMYVIGPAIDRALGGFIGNPVDLSIGRKVLTDEIDFSLPGLMPLEWTRFYASDLTVDSVLGKGWVLPWEQSLSRCGGFVYLTDNQGRLVPFVDLEPGQSIYNPHESIHLVRTQGGHYLLQTLDNLLFYFGEVPNDDTPVPLQRMENVFGHYLHFMRSADGRLTDIVAPGPHRVHLHYDHPLGRLTDVKRVVDNVAVETLVRYRYDDHGQLNAVINRNGDTVRRFSYTDGLMTQHTNALDLTCDYRWEVLDGKSRVVEHWTGDGEHYQFRYDFATRTRWATDVLGRELEVQYNKDNRVIASRDFGGERYAMDFDEFGNLIGITLPDDNRLAFKYDEYSRLIEETDPLGRSIRYKHHLGTPLVTETRFPDGSVWKAQYDDEGTLLSETDPLGQVTEYLNSPDGLPHTIIDPTHKSKYLWWNSYAQVERFQDCSGKSTWYRYDERQHLVEVIDALQNVTRLERKPDGEVLRIAHPDGSKETFTYNALGQVLTHTDGKGQTTCLQRTARGLPSARQDANGEWVRYEYDKAIRLTALVNENNASYRFAYDASDRLSEEVRVDNLTRRFAYNVSGHLIRLDEIGYGENGERPERHTEFERDTVGRLISRTNTDGQHFYTYDDSDRLLSIERQPTGRAKRTMGILPEKLEYAYDILGRLTQEITPDGTLGYEYDPLDNLTTLTLPDGRRVNHLYYGSGHLHQINLDGQVISDIERDDLHREVYRTQGKLTSCFGYDAMGRKAWQYASTLPADKLSQVHNAGVQTALYVEHRYNPIHRRYEYDPAGELVRTLDKLRGETRYSYQANGQLRSRDTGSILSSEEFRYDAAGNRLDFNARQFAKVTDNRIAKWRNCEYRYDAWGNLIEKFSGPATEQRFEYDCENRLVRAETWTNGKLKRIAEYWYDSLGRRIAKTAGAQGAQEQKRFMWQGLRLLSEHSPERETLYLYESYSYSPLARVDQVEGVGQKIYYFHNDQVGTPLELTDSEGEIVWQVTYRSWGIIESTTVNEINQPLRFPGQFFDDETGLHYNTFRYYDPEVARFTTQDPIGLLGGTNLYGYAPNSTGWLDPLGWCVETNVIRGPQGQPLRATATITEESIRKGGTSTNASSRAWARMMGRPNDDAGHIIGKLLGGSGGKDWVFPQLSKINRGLFRDFEKIIAKRVREEGAIDVELIFKYGENKTRPTQIIYNLFRNGEHLDGRKFNN